Proteins from a single region of Desulfolutivibrio sulfoxidireducens:
- a CDS encoding FHA domain-containing protein: MIVLSAFRDGRPVGHVQAEEGRVVSIGRATTNDLVLESQTVSREHCRIVHDGTGWSVVDAGGKAGVSVGGQRVSGSRPLADGDTVEVEDFRITVGISAPEASAADAPDRTRFRPRPTFVGEGPNAVEVMEGPGQGTIRRFEARVMIGRSARCDLVLDDPTVSREHLLIEFRDGRFKAVNQNPNNATLKNGAPIQSAVVATGDILTIGPARLRLALSGSGGTAAGQGLLARLLGDKKLLVVAGVVLFLVIAALFFLGGPEKTPHEAVVAGERTKERAIEDAEYMRKVMTLLIQARRLADEGQDEQAMARLTALLEIDSGNEEAKELAASLRTRIDARAAEARQREAQAQAAREKALPLLQNARDLLAAGDVPGARQALEQAQATGADLPEAREVLSGIEAREEAARREAEERKRAETEERAHLVALYDEAEAALAADAPYRALVAYRRLAEEETDPGRAAVVRKKAAEIQDALVKRVMPDFTLGQRLYAQKKYGEAFKVWAKVLAIYPDAKETKARVAELAPMLEAEAKRLYEEGLVYDGLGDRDTAKARWRAVLETMPLQENEYYRKASAKLSLSQGAGGAP; encoded by the coding sequence ATGATCGTCTTGTCCGCCTTCCGCGACGGCCGCCCCGTGGGCCACGTCCAGGCCGAAGAGGGCCGCGTCGTGTCCATCGGCCGGGCCACGACCAACGACCTGGTGCTCGAGAGCCAGACCGTCTCCCGCGAGCACTGCCGCATCGTCCACGACGGCACGGGCTGGAGCGTCGTGGATGCCGGCGGCAAGGCCGGCGTGTCCGTCGGCGGGCAGAGGGTGTCGGGCTCACGGCCGCTGGCCGACGGCGATACCGTCGAGGTGGAGGATTTCCGGATCACGGTCGGCATATCCGCCCCCGAGGCCTCCGCCGCTGACGCCCCGGACCGCACCCGGTTCCGCCCCCGTCCGACCTTTGTCGGGGAGGGCCCAAACGCCGTGGAGGTCATGGAGGGCCCGGGCCAGGGCACGATCCGGCGCTTCGAGGCCCGGGTCATGATCGGCCGCTCGGCCCGGTGCGATCTGGTCCTGGACGATCCCACGGTCTCCAGGGAGCACCTGCTCATCGAGTTTCGCGACGGCCGTTTCAAGGCCGTCAACCAGAATCCGAACAACGCCACGCTCAAAAACGGGGCGCCCATCCAGTCGGCTGTGGTGGCCACCGGCGACATCCTGACCATCGGTCCGGCCCGGCTGCGCCTGGCCCTGTCCGGTTCAGGCGGCACGGCCGCCGGGCAGGGGCTTTTGGCCCGGCTTCTGGGCGACAAGAAGCTCCTTGTGGTCGCGGGCGTGGTCCTTTTTCTCGTGATCGCGGCCCTTTTCTTCCTCGGCGGCCCGGAAAAGACGCCCCATGAAGCCGTGGTCGCGGGAGAGCGGACCAAGGAACGGGCCATCGAGGACGCGGAATACATGCGCAAGGTCATGACCCTGCTCATCCAGGCCCGCAGGCTGGCCGACGAGGGCCAGGACGAGCAGGCCATGGCCCGGCTGACCGCCCTTTTGGAGATCGATTCCGGCAACGAGGAGGCAAAGGAACTGGCGGCCTCCCTGCGGACCAGGATCGACGCCCGGGCCGCCGAGGCCAGGCAGCGCGAGGCCCAGGCCCAGGCCGCCCGGGAAAAGGCCCTGCCGCTTCTGCAAAATGCCCGGGATCTGCTTGCGGCCGGGGATGTTCCCGGGGCGCGTCAGGCCCTGGAGCAGGCCCAGGCGACCGGCGCGGACCTGCCCGAGGCCCGTGAGGTCCTGTCCGGGATCGAGGCCCGGGAGGAGGCCGCGCGGCGCGAGGCCGAAGAGCGCAAAAGGGCCGAGACCGAGGAGCGGGCGCATCTGGTGGCCCTGTACGACGAGGCCGAGGCCGCCCTGGCCGCCGATGCGCCGTACCGGGCTCTGGTGGCCTACCGCCGGTTGGCCGAGGAGGAGACGGACCCCGGCCGGGCCGCCGTGGTCAGGAAAAAGGCCGCCGAGATCCAGGACGCCCTGGTGAAACGGGTCATGCCCGACTTCACCCTGGGCCAAAGGCTGTATGCCCAGAAAAAATACGGCGAGGCCTTCAAGGTCTGGGCCAAGGTCCTTGCGATCTATCCGGACGCCAAGGAGACCAAGGCCAGGGTGGCCGAACTGGCGCCCATGCTCGAGGCCGAGGCCAAACGGCTCTACGAGGAGGGCCTGGTCTACGACGGCCTGGGCGACAGGGACACGGCCAAGGCCCGTTGGCGGGCG
- a CDS encoding FHA domain-containing protein: MTPTDNDLTIIRPRLAPNLVVRDPSGKTRIVPLLTGEMTIGRGPDNALVLDQADHSASRHHAAITVDGPVVVVTDRGSTNGVLVNGERVERAAITSGDEVQMGKTVLWIEAAAAPSASASPPGQCVPPPGVAKKPRSSRVVLYLAALAVLLLFLGLALFSGDDEPQPQPASEATAPAAAPAGEVPPSDAGAPQAVPDATSSATAPAGEPGKAAPVVPDSAVKAGGAAAPESAAPPAPPPADTSAVSAEAAEKSLDHARQGMFFYNSGKIGLAVAEWEKAVTLDPKNGQAAKWLARAEGELDQLVDKHYREGLAAEKYSRRDEALNHFRFVAEHCRDRADERCLDAARHLGQLEGKKP, translated from the coding sequence ATGACCCCGACAGACAATGACCTGACCATCATCCGTCCCCGTTTGGCCCCGAACCTGGTGGTGCGCGACCCCTCGGGGAAAACCAGGATCGTACCCCTTTTGACCGGCGAAATGACCATCGGTCGCGGCCCGGACAACGCCCTGGTCCTGGATCAGGCCGACCACAGCGCCTCGCGCCATCACGCCGCCATCACTGTGGACGGCCCGGTGGTTGTCGTGACCGACCGTGGCAGCACCAACGGTGTGCTGGTCAATGGGGAGCGGGTGGAGAGGGCCGCGATTACGTCCGGCGACGAGGTGCAAATGGGCAAGACCGTGCTTTGGATCGAGGCGGCCGCCGCGCCGTCCGCATCCGCGTCGCCGCCGGGCCAGTGCGTGCCGCCGCCTGGGGTCGCGAAAAAACCCCGGTCTTCGCGGGTGGTTTTGTACCTGGCGGCCCTGGCCGTGCTGCTGCTTTTTTTGGGGCTGGCCCTTTTTTCCGGAGACGACGAACCGCAGCCCCAGCCGGCCTCCGAGGCCACAGCGCCGGCGGCGGCTCCGGCGGGCGAGGTCCCGCCGTCCGACGCGGGCGCTCCCCAGGCCGTCCCCGACGCCACGTCCTCCGCAACGGCCCCGGCCGGTGAGCCCGGCAAGGCGGCCCCGGTGGTCCCTGACTCCGCCGTCAAGGCGGGAGGGGCGGCCGCGCCCGAGTCGGCCGCGCCGCCCGCGCCACCTCCGGCGGACACTTCGGCCGTGTCGGCCGAGGCGGCGGAAAAATCCCTGGACCACGCCCGCCAGGGCATGTTTTTCTACAACTCCGGCAAGATCGGGCTGGCCGTCGCCGAGTGGGAAAAGGCCGTGACCCTGGACCCGAAAAACGGCCAGGCCGCCAAATGGCTGGCCCGGGCCGAGGGGGAGCTGGACCAGCTCGTGGACAAGCACTACCGGGAGGGCCTGGCGGCCGAGAAATATTCCCGCCGGGACGAGGCCCTGAACCATTTTCGCTTCGTGGCCGAGCACTGCCGCGACCGGGCCGATGAACGCTGCCTGGACGCGGCCAGGCACCTCGGGCAACTGGAAGGAAAAAAGCCATGA
- a CDS encoding FHA domain-containing protein, which produces MKLGLSIERDGSVVSTRQLGPGEYGIGRTPENAVVLPDPAVSSRHALLRVGEKTAELVDMESLNGIFLDGRKVGKITIGRALEVDICDYRLRFSPKADRRRLLPAMPALNQRLAILVATAFLALAGLSAAWLPGMQAMTEARLAEGLRRGALLARFLAEQNVLPLRAKLLDQVRTTPISAEDGVRQAFVADPYGKILAPPKDLGKGLDSPEALAAAREPGISLWTEASGETFVAAPIRDDAGVLGVAVIAYDPDRAVPPLALPPALAVGAACVAVLWLLVAVGLVRLTLRPVRRLAEDIGVALKSGAGALSFVPPSREYAELKRAAERLLVLVPPSEPSGSSGPGRAAAAAAARATPPGAPWAARLEPSGTPDGEAQAAMPGEAGQDWCVLELDSFLLTGWSPAFTAHLAAPDLAPPVHLLTALADPALLAAVAGVVEDPSPQAARQVEGRRAAASKGPGPKPGTVRVAITEAT; this is translated from the coding sequence ATGAAACTCGGCCTGAGCATCGAACGCGACGGCTCCGTCGTCTCCACCAGACAGCTTGGGCCGGGCGAATACGGTATCGGCCGGACCCCGGAGAACGCCGTGGTCCTGCCGGACCCGGCCGTGTCCTCGCGTCACGCCCTTTTGCGCGTGGGCGAAAAGACGGCGGAACTGGTGGATATGGAGAGCCTCAACGGAATTTTCCTCGACGGCCGCAAGGTGGGAAAAATCACCATCGGCCGCGCCCTTGAGGTCGACATCTGCGACTACCGCCTGCGCTTTTCCCCAAAGGCCGACCGGCGACGCCTCCTTCCGGCCATGCCCGCCCTGAACCAGCGGCTGGCCATCCTCGTGGCCACGGCGTTTCTGGCCCTGGCCGGACTTTCGGCCGCCTGGCTGCCGGGGATGCAGGCCATGACCGAGGCGCGTCTGGCCGAGGGCCTGCGCCGGGGGGCGCTTCTGGCGCGGTTTCTGGCCGAGCAAAACGTCCTGCCGCTTCGGGCCAAGCTTCTCGATCAGGTCCGGACCACGCCGATATCGGCCGAGGACGGGGTGCGCCAAGCCTTCGTGGCCGACCCCTACGGCAAGATTCTGGCCCCGCCAAAGGATCTGGGAAAGGGCCTGGACAGCCCCGAGGCCTTGGCCGCGGCCCGGGAACCCGGGATCAGCCTGTGGACCGAGGCCTCGGGGGAGACCTTCGTGGCCGCTCCCATCCGCGACGACGCCGGGGTGCTCGGGGTGGCGGTCATCGCCTATGATCCGGACCGGGCCGTGCCTCCCCTGGCCCTGCCCCCGGCCCTGGCCGTTGGCGCGGCGTGCGTCGCGGTCCTGTGGCTCCTGGTGGCCGTTGGCCTCGTTCGCCTGACCTTGCGACCGGTGCGGCGTCTGGCCGAGGACATCGGCGTGGCCCTCAAGTCCGGGGCCGGGGCCTTGAGCTTCGTTCCCCCGTCCCGGGAATACGCCGAACTCAAACGCGCCGCCGAACGGCTTCTGGTCCTGGTCCCGCCGTCCGAACCCTCCGGGTCGTCCGGACCGGGAAGGGCCGCGGCGGCCGCGGCGGCCAGGGCGACGCCGCCGGGCGCACCCTGGGCCGCACGCCTCGAACCTTCCGGAACGCCCGACGGCGAGGCACAGGCGGCCATGCCCGGCGAGGCCGGCCAGGACTGGTGTGTGCTTGAACTCGACAGCTTTCTTTTGACCGGCTGGAGTCCGGCCTTCACGGCCCACCTGGCCGCCCCGGATCTGGCCCCGCCGGTGCATCTGCTGACCGCCCTGGCCGATCCGGCCCTTCTGGCCGCCGTGGCCGGGGTCGTCGAAGACCCGTCGCCCCAGGCCGCGCGCCAGGTGGAAGGCCGGCGGGCGGCGGCCAGTAAAGGCCCGGGTCCAAAGCCGGGCACGGTTCGCGTTGCGATCACGGAGGCCACATGA